The nucleotide sequence CGCGCAGGCGCCGACGGCTTCAAAAGCGTCAATGATCGTGACTTCTTTTTCGGTGCCGTCGGACAGCTTCACCCACCCCGGAAGGATCGAGCCGGCGTAGAGGAAAACTGACGCCAGCTCGAGGCGGGCTGCGGCCATCAGCATCCCGGGAAGCGATTTATCGCACCCTGCGAGTAGAACCGATCCGTCGAGGCGTTCGGCGCACATCACGGTTTCCACGCTGTCCGCGATGATCTCTCGTGACACAAGCGAGAAGTGCATGCCTTCGTGGCCCATTGCGATGCCGTCGGACACGGAGATCGTGCCAAATTCAAGCGGATAGCCTGCCGCCGCGTGGACGCCATCCTTGACTGCCTTCGCTAGGCGATCTAGTGACAGGTTGCACGGCGTGATCTCGTTCCACGATGACGCGACACCGATTTGAGGTTTGGCGAAGTCCTCGTCCGACATCCCGACCGCGCGGAGCATCCCCCGGGCTGCGGTTTTCTCGAGGCCATCTGTGACATCGCGGCTCCGTGGCTTGATGTCGACGTTCTGTCCGTTTGCCGTCATCGCTGCTCCTGCGTGGTCGGTGGGGCTGTTGCCTGGGCTGGTTACCGCGGGGCCATACGGAGCGCACCATCCATACGGATGGTTTCCCCGTTGAGGTAATCATGCTCAATGATCATCGTAGTGAGCTGCGCGAATTCCGCGGGGAGGGCGAGTCGGCGCGGGAATGGTACTCCAGCGCTGAGACCCTTCCGGTACTCCTCGGTGACCCCGGCGAGCATTGGGGTATCGACGATTCCCGGCGCTATTGTGTTCACGCGAATACCAAACTGCGCGAGGTCGCGTGCTGCAGGGACAGTCATGCCATGCACCCCGCCTTTAGAAGCGCTATAGGCGATCTGACCGACTTGGCCCTCGAAAGCTGCCACGGACGCAGTGTTCACGATGACACCGCGCTGGCCGAAGTCGTCGATCGGCGTTGTCTCTGCCATCGCTTGCGCGGCGAGTCGCATGACGTTGAACGTTCCGATGAGGTTGACAGTAACGACGGTGCGAAAGAGTTCGAGGTCGTGCGGGCCTTGCTTGGAGAGGATCCGTCCCGCCCAGCCAACGCCAGCGCAGTTCACGGTGATGCGAAGTGGCTTTTCACTCGCGGACACCTGATCGACGGCTGCGGTGACATCACTGTCGCTGGTGACATCTGTGGCGATCAGTGTGACACCCGCCGGGGCGGAATCACCCGCACGGTCGATGGAGCTAGCGAGGTCGAGGCCGTAAACAGTCGCGCCCTTCTCGGTGAGAAGCGCTGCAGTTGCGGCTCCGAGACCTGAGGCTGCACCCGTGACGATTGCTGCGGTTCCTGAGATGTCCAACGCTGGTCCTTCCTGCGTGATCTGGAGTTACTGAGACGCTGTAACCAACTCTATGCCGGCCTCGAAACGCAACGCCGCCTGCACCCTGAAAAAGCGGTGCAGGCGGCGGGAAAAACGGGTGCGGAGCGACGGCTAGTTCGCGCGGCGGCGGAGGAAGTAGGTTCCCGCTGCGGCTGCTCCCGCAACTCCCGCCGTGCCGAGAAGGATCACCTGGATCGGAATGCCACCGCCGGATGCGGCCTGGTCGCCGAGGACGAGGTCAACTGGAGGAAGTTCGCCGGCGAGGGTGTCGTCGCTGGCCAAGTAGTCGACGACCTCGAATGTCCCGTCATCGTTGTATAGGCCGGCGAGGACAACTCCGGTAGAACTCGAGACGACGATTGAATCGGATACCTTTGTGACGTCGACGTTGTCCAGCTTGTCTCCGTCCAGGTCGATGTCGACGGTGTCCTCCGTACCCTCCGTGATGGCCTTGCGCGCCTCTTCCTCTGCGAGCTTCGCTGCCTCGAGGTCTGCTTCGGCTTCAGCGAGCGCATTCGCTGCGGCATCCGCATCCTCCTCCGCGAGGGCGGCTTGCTTCTTCGCGGCTTCGTAATCCTCGTACGCTTCGGTGGCCTGCGCCTTGGCTTCCTCGGCGGCGGCTTGCTTCTCCCGCGCAGCCTGACGCTTCTCGATCAGAATCTTGCGGGCCTCGTCCGAGTCACCGGACGCGCCTTCGAACTGTGCCAGGGCGGCGTTGTACTCCAGCTCCGCCTCGTCGGCAGCTGCTTTCGCGTCCTCGTACCGCTGCTCAGTTTCCGCGTGTTCGGTCTGGGCTGCTGTCAGCGCGTCGGCGGCGACTGTGGCGGCCGCTCGTTTCTCCTCAGCGACTACTTTCGCCGCGTCGAGTTCTTCAGTGGCGGCGTCGAATTCTGCTGCTGCCGCGGCCTTGGCGGCAAGCTTCGCCTCAAGCTCCCTTTTGGCTGCTCGTTTTTCCTGGCCATGTGCGTCGTCGAAGGCCTTTTTCGCCGCAGCGGCTTCCTCTTCGGCCTGCTTCAGCTTTTCTTCGGCTGTGGAGACAGTCTGCTCGGCTGCTGCGACCGCATCCTGCGCACCGGCGAGTTCTGCCCGCGCCTCCGCATCCGTCTCGCCCGCTGTGTTCAGTCGGTCCTCCGCGGTCGCGAGGTCCTCTTTGGCGTCCTCAAGTTCTTCGTTCGCTGCATCGAGCTCCGCCTTGGCGGCGCTGGCTTTAGCTTCAGCCTCAGCGGCCTGTGCCGCGGCTTCGTCCGCCTTCTGGCGTGCCTCTTTGCGCTCCTCGACAGCACGATCAGCTTCGACTGTGGCCCGCGTGTACTCGACACTCTTCTCGGCGAGCCGCTTCTCCGCCTCCGTTGCAGCCTGTCCGGCTTCTTCCGCAGCCTTTTGGGTTTCTTCGGCGTTCTGGCGTGCTTCGGTCGCCGACTGTTCCTTTTCCGCGGTGTTCTTCTCCGCTTCTTCGAGGACATTCGTTTCGGTGGTGACGGCGGTCGTCGCCGCTACGGAATTTTCTAGTGTCGGCTCGTTGACCGCGGTATTAACGTCATTCGTGGACGTTGACTCCGGCGCAATTACCGGTGCCTGTGGTGTAGTGGGCTCAGACGGCTGTGTCGTCGTTTCGAACCCGCTTTCCTCATCCTCCGCCATGGCAATGGCCGGGAGTGCTATCCCTGCTGAAACCGCCAGCGCTGCAGCAACAGTGAGCGCTCGAACGCGACGGGATGGTGTCACAGGCATAGCGTGTTTTCTCCTTCGAGAAGGTGGGGAGGGTGCGTGCGGATGTGGAATGGGGCGAAATGGTTAAATGCGAGGCAACCGCGTTCATCGCCATCAGAAGAAGTTTCGCTGCGGCAGGCGCTTCTGTTACTGAGAACTTAACGCGTCTACCTGAGTGTGATCCAATTCACACTAAGGTGTCGATTGGTTAGCTGACACTGAGGCGCAAATCGGTCTCGGGCTGTCGGCAAATATAGGGACAACAGCCATTCAGGCTGCTAGGAGCATTGCTAGTACCGCTGTATCTGGATGCGCGTTCGGGTCGACACCAATCCGGGTGACAAGAGAGGTCACGGTACCGTCCGCCTCGGCCTCCGCCCACGTTGCCCGATGCTCCAGTCCGAGATGCGGCAAACCCGGCAGAAGTAGGCAACCCGATGCAGCACCATTGCATTCCGGTAGTGAGGGTGTGGTCTCAGACGGTGGATGCAGCATCAGCAGAGCCGGCGGCTGCTCACTGGCGAAGACGCCCGGGGTGAGAGCTTGATCACCGAGAACTGTCCCGGCGGCGAAAAGCAGTCCCACGACATCGGGAATGGAGGTCTCTGGATGATCCTCGCGCGCACCGAATACCGTCGATGTCGGCAAAAGTCCTGGGAGAGAGGCAACCCGGACGGCGAGCACGAGTAGCTGGGCCCATTCCTTGGTGCTTTCCGGCCAGCGTCCGCTGAGCAGGAAGCCCTTAAGAGTGCCGCCTTGCTCGAACGGAGACATCTCTACTGTGTCCCGATTCATTGCTACCTCCTGCTTTTCCGGAGAGACCTCCCGATCGGCCGATTGGGTTGGCGAAAGACCTGGTGATAGGACTATGAACAATTATCCCGCTGTCACACAAGGCTATGCGAGTGCTAACCGTATTCGCGGGCTGTACATGCTCATGCAACGTATTCGTGCCAAAGTGGGAAGGCTGGGTTTGGATGGTGGGCGGAAGCGAGCGGGAGAGGATGGCGCGTGGTCACTGAAGATCTCGATGCAGTGGTAGACGATTGGCCTGACCGGATCCGTGAGGGCTCCTTATCTGCTGTCGCGCGTCAAGCCGCTGATTTATCCCTTCCTGACTTGGTCTGGGTGCTGGAACGGTTACGCGTCCGCGACCGCGCCATTGTGTTCCGGCTGCTCCCGAAAAGTCTTGCGCACGAGGTCTTCGAACGTTTCGACGACGGTCTGAAGGGCGAACTGTTCACTAGTCTGCGGGACGACCAGGTTGTGTCGTTGTTCTCAGACCTCGATCCCGATGACCGCGTCCATGTGATGGATGAGTTGCCCGCGACCGTCGCGAAGAAGCTGCTGCAGGGCCTCTCCAAGCATGAACGGGAACTCACCGCCCCGATCCTTGGTTACGACCGCGGTTCGATTGGCCGCTGGATGAGCACCGAGTTCGTGCGCGTACTCGAGGGCCAAACCGTCGCGGCAGCGCTGATGCAGATCCGGCAGCGGGGCAGGGATGCGGAGACGATCTACACCGTTCCGGTGACAGATACTGCGAAGCGCCTCGTTGGCGTTGTGAGCTTGCGAGATTTGATGCTGGCGGACCCAGAGGTCCTCGTCAGCGAAGTGATGAACGAGCCGATCAGCGTGACCGCCTCCGAAGCTGACGAGACTGCAGCGAGATTGTGTCTCGACGCGCAAGTCCTGGCGCTGCCGGTGGTCGATAAAGAGGACAGGCTCGTGGGGATCCTCACCGTCGACGATGCCGTGCGCATCACCGCGGTCGCAGAGGAAGAGGACGCCGCCCGTGCAGGTGCTATGGAGCCGCTGGGCAGGCCCTATTTGTCGACGCCCGTGCGTACCCTTGTCCGCACGCGTGTCATATGGCTGCTGCTGCTCGCGGTTTCCGCGGTAGCCACGGTGGGTGTGCTCGACCACTTCGAGGACGATCTGGCCGCTGTAGTGACGCTGGCGGTCTTCATCCCGCTTCTCATCGGATCGGGCGGTAACACGGGTTCGCAGGCGGCGGTCACAATTACTCGCGCGCTGGCGGTGGGTGATGTTCGACCGAGAGACGTCGGGGTCGTCCTTTTCCGTGAGGTTCGGACCGGCGCCGTTTTGGGTGCCCTACTCGGCACGCTCGCGCTTGGCGCTATCAGTCTGGTGGCAGTGTTCGTCGACGGCTACACAGCAGAAATAGGCGTCGTCGTCGCTGTGTCCATGCTCGCGATCTGTACGCTCGCCGCCTCGGTGGGCGGCGTGATTCCGTTGTTCGCGAAGGCTGTGAAGATCGACCCAGCCGTCATGTCGACGCCATTCATTGCGACGTTTGTTGATGCCACCGGGCTAATCCTCTACTTCGTGATTGCGAAGTTAGTCCTGGGCATTTAGTAGTGAAGCATTTTCCCTCCTCGTGAGGGAAAATGCTTCACAGTCTCGTGCGGTTCTAGACGATGAGGCCGTTGGCCTGGGAGCGCGCACGGTCGAAGCGCGCCGCGACATCGTTCCAGTTCACGATGTTCCAGAAGGCGTTGACATAGTCCGCCTTGACGTTCTTGTACTGCAGGTAGAAGGCGTGCTCCCACATATCGAGCATCAGCAGCGGAGTGAGACCAATCGGGATGTTGCCCTGCTGGTCGTACAGCTGAACGATAATGGGGCGCTGGCCGATCGAGTCATACGCGAGAATGGACCAGCCGGAGCCCTGAATCGCGTTTGCGTTCGCGCTGAAATGCGCCCGGAACTTGTCAAATGAACCGAAGTGCTCATCGATAGCGGCTGCTAGTTCGCCCTCTGGCTTATCACCGCCGTCCGGTGAGAGGTTATTCCAGAACACCGAGTGATTGGTGTGGCCACCGAGATGGAACGCGAGGTTCTTCTCGTGAAGGTTCACCACAGTGGCGAGCGTGTCGTTCTCACGCGCTTCAGCGAGCTTCTCGAGTGCGGTGTTTGCACCCGTCACGTAAGTCTGGTGGTGCTTGGAATGGTGGAGCTCCATGATCTGGCCCGAGATGTGGGGTTCCAGAGCGGAGTAGTCGTACGGCAGATCCGGAAGCGTGTAGACAGCCACGAGTGTCCTTTCTACGCGAGCCTGCGGGCCGCCTGCAGGTAAATGCAGATGCCCGCAGCGCGGACTGTTGAGTTTTTCAATGCCGTGCCAACTCTTTCTGATCGACACACTTTCCGCAACAACTTCGCGCTGAGCGAATTCCGCCAACGGAAGAGTTCGGGGAACCGAATTAAATTACGTCGTATGCCAATCTTTCTATCCGGCAGGGAGCGGCCGGGAACGCGTAGCATCGCAGTATGTCGTGGTTCGATGAACTCACAGGCCGGAAGAAGACGACTATGGTCACTCCCGAGCAGGCTCTGCCTGGCCGGGATACACCGTTGCGGATCTCGGGTGTGCACGCGGTGAATGGCGCTCGTATCGTGCCGCCGTTTCCCGCCAGAACGGAGACGGCTGTTGTGGGTGAGGGCTGTTTCTGGGGTGCTGAACGCGTCTTCTGGAAACTGCCCGGCGTGCACGCGACGGCAGTCGGATACGCAGGCGGGTATACCCCCAACCCGACGTACGAGGAAGTATGCACAGGCCTCACCGGCCACAACGAAGTTGTACTGGTGGCGTTCGATCCCGATGTGATCAGTTACGAGCAGATCCTCCGCAATTTCTGGGAAAGCCACGACCCGACGCAGGGGATGCGTCAGGGCAACGACGTAGGCACCCAGTACCGCTCAGCGATCTACACAGTCGGGGACGATCAGAGCGCAGCCGCTCAGGCCTCCGCCGAGGAGTACCAGAAGGCGCTCACCAAGGCTGGATACGGCCGGATCACCACCGAGATCGCACCATTAACCTCCTTCTATTACGCGGAGGAATTCCACCAGCAGTACCTGCACAAGAACCCTGCCGGATATTGCGGGCTCGGAGGCACGGGAGTCAGCTGCCCAGTCGGCCTCGGCGCCTAGCCGCCTCCCGCGCGTCTACGGAGGAGCCATCAACTCCGGGGTTCCCAGCGCCAGCGTTTCCGGGCAACCGACACCGCGATCCACGTCCACAGGGCCGTGATCAACAGTGCGCTGACAAGTGGCGGCAACGCGGTGAGTGCGCCCTGCGCGATCATATCCTCGGAGGCGCCCATACCGCGTGCGAGCAGGCTGGTCAGGGAGGCGAACGGGATCGCGCTGACGAGGCGGCCCTGCATCTCGTCAAGTGGCTGCAGCACCAGGTTTGCGCCTACTGCTCCGAGGATGATCAGCGGCATGACCGTCCACTGCACCCGCTCGATGTTCGGCGCGACACTGCCAGTCGCGACTCCCGCGGCAACAGCCAGCACGGCGGTGCCGAGGAGCGCGAGCACGACGTACCCCGGCTGCTGCGGGAAGGGTGCTCCCAGCGCGAGGCATCCGCCAAGGACGATGAGTCCCTGCACGGTACCGATGAGAATGAGTGGTCCCGCGATGGCGCTCAGCATTTGTGCCGGAGCTAATTCGCTCGTCCGCAGCCGCTTGAACAGTTGTGTTTCGCGCCGCGCCGTCACCACCGATGCGCTCGTCACGTATACCGAGAACAACAACGCGAGAATGCACATCGGTGCGGCGATCTGCGCCCACTGCTCCGACGTTTCAGGCTGAGCGAGAATCGGGAAGATCATTACGAATGCCGGCGCGAACACCATGGTTAAAAGGGTGACTCGCTGGCGCACGATCATCGTGAGTTCAAAACGCATCATCCGCAGCGTGCGGGTGATCGGATGGACGGATACGGGCGCTGGAGGTGCTGTGGTTGTCATGTGCTGGCTCCTTAGTTGAGCGGCTGGCCGCTGATGTCGAGAAACACTTCTTCCAGCGACGCCGGTGTGGCGCGCAGGGGACCGAGACGCAAGCCGGACGCGTCGGCTGCGTTCATGAGCCACGTGAGGGCGAGTTGCTGGTCGGTGCTTTCGAGAACAAGTACCTCTTTCCCGCGCTGTGTCTCACGGCGCATCTCGACACCATCCGGTAGCCGATGATGCGCTGGCGGCCAATAACCGTCGTCGAGTTCCACGGTGACTCGTGAGGGGCGGCTCGCGAGAACTTCGCTGAGCGTTCCGGTTACCGCGATTTCACCGCCGTGCATAATCGCGACGCGATCAGCGAGCGCCTCAGCTTCCTCGAGGTAATGCGTGGTCAGAACGACTGTTGTTCCAGCCCCGCGTAAGTCACTGATGACAGACCACAAGGTTCGCCGCGATTCCGGGTCGAGGCCGGTCGTCGGCTCATCGAGAATGATGAGTTCCGGGTTGCCCCAGATCGCCAGGGCAAGATCCAGGCGCCGCCGCTCACCGCCAGAAAGGGACGTGACTGTGTGGCTGGCGCGGTGATCGAGGCCGACCGTGCGGAGTGCGCGATCGACGTCGTCAGTGCGGGACGACAGGGATTTCCACAGTTTGACGGTCGCGGTGACGCTAATTTCGCCGAAGAAGCCGGCTTCTTGCAGCACCACACCAGTGCGGG is from Hoyosella subflava DQS3-9A1 and encodes:
- a CDS encoding SDR family NAD(P)-dependent oxidoreductase, yielding MDISGTAAIVTGAASGLGAATAALLTEKGATVYGLDLASSIDRAGDSAPAGVTLIATDVTSDSDVTAAVDQVSASEKPLRITVNCAGVGWAGRILSKQGPHDLELFRTVVTVNLIGTFNVMRLAAQAMAETTPIDDFGQRGVIVNTASVAAFEGQVGQIAYSASKGGVHGMTVPAARDLAQFGIRVNTIAPGIVDTPMLAGVTEEYRKGLSAGVPFPRRLALPAEFAQLTTMIIEHDYLNGETIRMDGALRMAPR
- a CDS encoding coiled-coil domain-containing protein is translated as MPVTPSRRVRALTVAAALAVSAGIALPAIAMAEDEESGFETTTQPSEPTTPQAPVIAPESTSTNDVNTAVNEPTLENSVAATTAVTTETNVLEEAEKNTAEKEQSATEARQNAEETQKAAEEAGQAATEAEKRLAEKSVEYTRATVEADRAVEERKEARQKADEAAAQAAEAEAKASAAKAELDAANEELEDAKEDLATAEDRLNTAGETDAEARAELAGAQDAVAAAEQTVSTAEEKLKQAEEEAAAAKKAFDDAHGQEKRAAKRELEAKLAAKAAAAAEFDAATEELDAAKVVAEEKRAAATVAADALTAAQTEHAETEQRYEDAKAAADEAELEYNAALAQFEGASGDSDEARKILIEKRQAAREKQAAAEEAKAQATEAYEDYEAAKKQAALAEEDADAAANALAEAEADLEAAKLAEEEARKAITEGTEDTVDIDLDGDKLDNVDVTKVSDSIVVSSSTGVVLAGLYNDDGTFEVVDYLASDDTLAGELPPVDLVLGDQAASGGGIPIQVILLGTAGVAGAAAAGTYFLRRRAN
- the mgtE gene encoding magnesium transporter; translated protein: MVTEDLDAVVDDWPDRIREGSLSAVARQAADLSLPDLVWVLERLRVRDRAIVFRLLPKSLAHEVFERFDDGLKGELFTSLRDDQVVSLFSDLDPDDRVHVMDELPATVAKKLLQGLSKHERELTAPILGYDRGSIGRWMSTEFVRVLEGQTVAAALMQIRQRGRDAETIYTVPVTDTAKRLVGVVSLRDLMLADPEVLVSEVMNEPISVTASEADETAARLCLDAQVLALPVVDKEDRLVGILTVDDAVRITAVAEEEDAARAGAMEPLGRPYLSTPVRTLVRTRVIWLLLLAVSAVATVGVLDHFEDDLAAVVTLAVFIPLLIGSGGNTGSQAAVTITRALAVGDVRPRDVGVVLFREVRTGAVLGALLGTLALGAISLVAVFVDGYTAEIGVVVAVSMLAICTLAASVGGVIPLFAKAVKIDPAVMSTPFIATFVDATGLILYFVIAKLVLGI
- a CDS encoding superoxide dismutase; translation: MAVYTLPDLPYDYSALEPHISGQIMELHHSKHHQTYVTGANTALEKLAEARENDTLATVVNLHEKNLAFHLGGHTNHSVFWNNLSPDGGDKPEGELAAAIDEHFGSFDKFRAHFSANANAIQGSGWSILAYDSIGQRPIIVQLYDQQGNIPIGLTPLLMLDMWEHAFYLQYKNVKADYVNAFWNIVNWNDVAARFDRARSQANGLIV
- the msrA gene encoding peptide-methionine (S)-S-oxide reductase MsrA encodes the protein MSWFDELTGRKKTTMVTPEQALPGRDTPLRISGVHAVNGARIVPPFPARTETAVVGEGCFWGAERVFWKLPGVHATAVGYAGGYTPNPTYEEVCTGLTGHNEVVLVAFDPDVISYEQILRNFWESHDPTQGMRQGNDVGTQYRSAIYTVGDDQSAAAQASAEEYQKALTKAGYGRITTEIAPLTSFYYAEEFHQQYLHKNPAGYCGLGGTGVSCPVGLGA
- a CDS encoding ABC transporter permease, encoding MTTTAPPAPVSVHPITRTLRMMRFELTMIVRQRVTLLTMVFAPAFVMIFPILAQPETSEQWAQIAAPMCILALLFSVYVTSASVVTARRETQLFKRLRTSELAPAQMLSAIAGPLILIGTVQGLIVLGGCLALGAPFPQQPGYVVLALLGTAVLAVAAGVATGSVAPNIERVQWTVMPLIILGAVGANLVLQPLDEMQGRLVSAIPFASLTSLLARGMGASEDMIAQGALTALPPLVSALLITALWTWIAVSVARKRWRWEPRS
- a CDS encoding ABC transporter ATP-binding protein, which produces MEKLASPHHRDGAVIASHDAVIDARGICYAYGAHRAVNSVDLQVQRGEIFALLGTNGAGKTTTLEILQGFRAREAGELKVFGTDPRQHPGTVRARTGVVLQEAGFFGEISVTATVKLWKSLSSRTDDVDRALRTVGLDHRASHTVTSLSGGERRRLDLALAIWGNPELIILDEPTTGLDPESRRTLWSVISDLRGAGTTVVLTTHYLEEAEALADRVAIMHGGEIAVTGTLSEVLASRPSRVTVELDDGYWPPAHHRLPDGVEMRRETQRGKEVLVLESTDQQLALTWLMNAADASGLRLGPLRATPASLEEVFLDISGQPLN